The following coding sequences are from one Epinephelus fuscoguttatus linkage group LG7, E.fuscoguttatus.final_Chr_v1 window:
- the LOC125891624 gene encoding galactose-specific lectin nattectin-like: protein MQERADSNEPDLPVPGCPPDWTRLDSRCFIFQNTERNAGDAERVCSSLGGNLASIHRAEELMLLKELIYKRSGSYSRAWIGCHDGVKEGMWMWTDGSKFDYQAWGPGEPNNNGRTEHCVEMNWREQYWNDIPCNVGRPFVCAKDL from the exons ATGCAGGAG AGAGCAGACTCTAATGAACCTGACTTGCCAG ttcctggctgtcctcCTGATTGGACTCGGTTGGACTCTCGTTGCTTCATCTTCCAAAACACTGAGAGGAATGCGGGAGATGCAGAG AGAGTCTGCAGCTCTCTTGGTGGGAACCTGGCCTCGATCCACCGTGCTGAGGAACTCATGTTACTTAAGGAACTAATTTACAAAAGGTCTGGCTCATACTCAAGAGCCTGGATTGGATGCCATGACGGAGTAAAG GAAGGAATGTGGATGTGGACTGATGGCTCAAAGTTTGACTACCAAGCCTGGGGTCCTGGGGAGCCCAACAACAATGGAAGAACAGAACACTGTGTAGAGATGAACTGGAGAG AGCAATACTGGAATGACATCCCGTGCAACGTTGGCAGACCTTTTGTTTGTGCAAAAGACTTGTGA
- the LOC125891626 gene encoding galactose-specific lectin nattectin-like, with translation MSQTVEEETGPACPPDWTQFGSRCYLFNYIVKPWIDAEAVCISLGGNLASVHSADENAFLRDYIQRMTGARVHTWIGGFDAVQEGRWQWSDGSAFDYKRWSIGEPNNLGTEHCIEMNWGGNYWNDSRCNYAKHFVCVRDASQ, from the exons ATGTCGCAGACAGTTGAGGAAGAGACAG GTCCTGCCTGTCCTCCTGATTGGACTCAGTTTGGCTCTCGCTGTTACTTGTTCAATTACATAGTAAAGCCCTGGATTGATGCAGAG GCTGTGTGCATTTCTCTTGGTGGGAATCTGGCCTCGGTCCACAGTGCTGACGAAAATGCCTTCCTCAGAGACTATATTCAAAGAATGACTGGCGCCCGTGTACACACCTGGATTGGTGGCTTCGATGCAGTACAA GAGGGAAGGTGGCAGTGGAGTGATGGCTCAGCATTTGACTACAAGCGCTGGAGTATCGGGGAGCCAAACAACCTGGGAACGGAACACTGCATCGAGATGAACTGGGGAG GAAACTACTGGAATGACAGCCGGTGTAACTACgcaaaacattttgtttgtgtcagaGATGCGTCGCAATGA